In Cynocephalus volans isolate mCynVol1 chromosome 16, mCynVol1.pri, whole genome shotgun sequence, the following proteins share a genomic window:
- the LOC134364769 gene encoding interferon alpha-4-like, which translates to MALPFPLLMALLVLSCQATCSLGCDLPQAHSLGTRRALILLGRMRRISPLSCLKDRNDFGFPQEDLDGHQLQKARAISVLHEMTQQSFNLFCTEGSSAAWDESLLDKLCTGLYQQLDDLEACLMPEVGVEETPLVNEDFALAVRKYFQRISLYLKEKRHSPCAWEVVRAEIVRSFSSSINMRGRLGRRQ; encoded by the coding sequence atggccttgccctttcctttactgatggccctgctggtgctcagctgccaggcgacctgctctctgggctgtgatctgcctcaggcccacagcctggggaccaggagggccttgatactcctgggacgaatgaggagaatctcccctctgtcctgcctgaaggacagaaatgacttcggattcccccaggaagacttggatggccaccagctgcagaaggcccgagccatctctgtcctccatgagatgacccagcagagcttcaacctcttctgcacagagggctcatcggctgcttgggatgagagcctcttggacaaactctgcactggactctatcagcagctggacgacctggaagcctgtctgatgccggaggtgggggtggaagagactcccctggtgaacgaggacttcgcactggccgtgaggaaatacttccaaagaatcagtctctacctgaaagagaagaggcacagcccttgcgcctgggaggtcgtgagagcagaaatcgtgagatccttctcttcatcaataaacatgcggggaagattagggaggaggcaatga